The Penicillium digitatum chromosome 6, complete sequence genome has a window encoding:
- a CDS encoding Zn(2)-C6 fungal-type DNA-binding domain, whose product MSGSRQQPGLACEECRKKKLRCDRRRPQCDQCEDSGTACLVNQVRSPRGPKKGHLKALRNRIATLESMINSEQSHLGPEGLLKGNEKYHSEETAQLLSPPQEYIPNHTKTECHEMPYSIETLTMTPPDTESADVIEADLDQLYFDRVHPVVPMLHQGRYFSWSQRFNKPASYLCLQFAMWALAAASSAHLQHMRESLYTRARSGIETLNHDIESSSAACLQAAQAWLLLTHYEFRYMSYRRAWLTAGRAFRIIQLAKLHEIDRLTDVGINMVHPAAWAEAEEKRRTYWLAYCLDRFLNISDEWPLSLHEEALCVYLPVSESDFQHSRSVIMDSLYDEIETSGRKLLPPFAETIVLITLCWHSVAFHRAVPRDKESPTDGDTWKRHTRLYQRVQERLMLVSLPPSSPELHDPMRLFTNMLANAAVIWFYNIRKTLQVEIDQEMILVSLYSAYEIVGLAKPLTRSSFFKAHAFSPMLLYLSAKFLKTHVDQLSTCVPVSEDNQQKLADLKKALRVLQGGNNLATSYLELLDSDSESFHKLCHLSTGQECTISEVTGQREPPFTFEIMNLF is encoded by the exons ATGTCGGGTTCACGACAGCAGCCTGGACTG GCTTGCGAGGAATGCCGCAAAAAGAAACTTCGATGCGATAGGCGGCGACCTCAATGTGATCAGTGCGAGGATTCAGGCACAGCATGCCTTGTCAATCAGGTTCGCTCACCACGGGGCCCTAAAAAGGGACATCTCAAGGCTTTGCGCAATCGCATTG CCACATTGGAAAGTATGATCAATTCTGAGCAGAGCCATCTCGGTCCCGAGGGATTGTTGAAAGGCAATGAGAAGTATCACTCCGAAGAGACGGCTCAATTGCTCAGCCCCCCTCAGGAGTATATCCCCAATCACACGAAAACAGAATGTCATGAGATGCCCTACTCCATCGAGACATTAACAATGACCCCACCGGATACTGAGAGCGCAGATGTCATTGAGGCAGATCT GGATCAACTTTATTTTGACAGAGTACACCCTGTCGTGCCGATGCTTCACCAAGGCCGGTACTTCTCCTGGTCACAAAGATTCAACAAACCAGCCTCTTACCTCTGCTTGCAATTTGCCATGTGGGCACTTGCCGCAGCCTCATCTGCCCATTTACAGCATATGCGGGAATCTCTCTACACCCGAGCGCGTTCCGGGATCGAGACTTTAAATCACGATATTGAATCGAGCAGCGCCGCCTGTCTCCAGGCAGCACAAGCATGGCTTCTTCTAACGCACTACGAATTTCGGTATATGAGCTACCGCCGAGCATGGCTTACCGCAGGACGCGCCTTTCGCATTATCCAACTGGCCAAATTACACGAGATTGATCGGCTCACTGACGTTGGCATAAACATGGTGCATCCCGCGGCATgggccgaggccgaggaaaaGCGACGGACCTACTGGCTCGCCTATTGTCTAGACCGCTTCCTCAATATCTCTGACGAGTGGCCTCTCAGTCTACACGAGGAAGCA CTCTGCGTATATCTCCCCGTCTCGGAATCGGACTTTCAGCACAGCAGGTCGGTTATTATGGACTCCTTATATGACGAGATCGAGACCTCCGGACGGAAATTGTTACCGCCTTTCGCCGAGACAATCGTCCTGATCACACTATGCTGGCACAGCGTTGCATTCCACCGCGCCGTCCCCCGCGACAAAGAATCTCCGACAGACGGGGATACCTGGAAGCGCCATACCCGGCTCTACCAAAGGGTACAAGAGCGGCTGATGCTGGTCTCACTCCCCCCGTCCTCGCCCGAGCTCCACGATCCCATGCGGCTATTCACAAACATGCTCGCCAATGCCGCGGTCATTTGGTTCTACAACATCAGGAAGACCCTGCAGGTGGAAATTGATCAGGAAATGATCCTGGTTTCTCTCTACTCCGCATACGAGATAGTAGGTTTGGCGAAGCCTCTCACCCGATCCAGCTTTTTCAAG GCGCATGCGTTTTCTCCCATGCTACTCTATCTCTCAGCAAAGTTTCTCAAGACACACGTCGATCAACTGAGTACTTGTGTCCCCGTGTCGGAGGATAACCAGCAGAAGTTGGCGGATTTGAAAAAGGCTTTGCGGGTTTTGCAGGGTGGGAATAACTTAGCGACGAGCTACCTAGAGCTACTTGACTCGGACTCGGAATCTTTTCACAAACTGTGCCACCTGTCAACTGGTCAAGAGTGTACTATCTCTGAAGTCACAGGTCAGCGGGAGCCACCTTTCACTTTCGAAATCATGAATCTTTTTTAG
- a CDS encoding Peptidoglycan-binding Lysin subgroup, translating into MGSFQKSIILGVCGLCLIQATAAVSIAESEHNTIQDQAQYTYPYTCLSILVGAGETCDDLVSRCSISAASFTSLNPTTVCTSLSHGKPVCCGPGETLFPPESGAYCYVYTIRDCDTCAKIAKGYKITTADVETWNTNTTAWYGCNKPQQGGQVCLSKGEPPTPVAIGGAVCGPQVPGTARPVLWTDIASLNPCPAGQCCSTKGKCGTGADFCDSSAPAAIAPPVSATKVAPTTEAVTVTVKAGSSTPSENADSHGFTTDIPLVDVPLTYLHTEDIKSAPSATHTNAATGDVADFLKPAEMISALASQLRTMLVSTITSTTKAPATATQKESSETKRSPTQTINGVVTVPSGWSLMMFDGIGCTGSYVLLQGHNKKLEDSDCMKFRAASKLETVVNDTAVSCRWWTLPDTGNWQWRNCHSNSLNKPKSWLMSNGLCTVSPNTECDLVNDRSQTYGWRGPGLCQDRRPMDPTFGSMKCYVG; encoded by the exons ATGGGGTCGTTTCAGAAGAGTATCATCCTCGGTGTGTGCGGTCTCTGTTTGATTCAAGCAACTGCTGCGGTGTCCATAGCAGAATCCGAG CACAATACGATTCAAGACCAGGCTCAATACACCTACCCGTACACCTGTCTCTCCATTCTGGTTGGGGCCGGGGAGACATGTGATGATCTGGTTTCCAGATGTAGCATATCGGCAGCATCCTTCACTTCCTTAAACCCGACTACCGTCTGCACCTCGTTGTCTCACGGAAAACCCGTATGCTGTGGGCCAGGAGAAACACTATTTCCACCGGAAAGTGGTGCTTATTGCTATGTCTATACTATCCGGGATTGCGATACTTGTGCGAAGATTGCCAAGGGGTACAAGATTACGACGGCCGACGTCGAGACTTGGAATACCAATACCACCGCATGGTATGGATGCAACAAGCCGCAGCAGGGGGGCCAGGTTTGTCTCAGCAAGGGCGAGCCCCCAACGCCAGTCGCAATTGGTGGTGCGGTCTGTGGCCCCCAAGTGCCTGGAACGGCACGCCCGGTGTTATGGACCGATATTGCATCTTTGAATCCATGTCCTGCGGGTCAATGT TGCTCTACAAAGGGTAAATGTGGCACTGGTGCGGACTTCTGTGATTCATCTGCACCCGCAGCTATCGCGCCACCAGTGTCTGCAACTAAAGTTGCACCCACAA CTGAAGCCGTTACGGTGACAGTCAAAGCTGGATCCTCGACCCCTTCAGAAAATGCGGACTCACATGGTTTTACGACAGACATACCCTTAGTAGATGTACCCTTGACATATCTACACACAGAAGATATCAAGTCCGCACCCTCTGCCACTCACACCAACGCGGCTACTGGCGATGTTGCTGATTTCTTGAAACCGGCCGAAATGATCAGTGCTCTGGCGAGCCAACTTCGGACTATGTTGGTCTCTACAATTACCAGTACGACCAAGGCCCCGGCGACAGCAACACAAAAGGAGTCAAGTGAGACCAAACGCTCGCCTACACAAACCATAAATGGAGTCGTCACCGTGCCCAGCGGATGGTCATTGATGATGTTTGATGGCATCGGTTGCACTGGCAGCTACGTGCTGCTTCAAGGCCACAacaagaaattggaggataGTGACTGTATGAAATTCCGCGCGGCGAGCAAGCTCGAAACAGTGGTCAACGACACGGCCGTTTCATGTCGTTGGTGGACTCTGCCAGACACCGGTAATTGGCAGTGGAGGAACTGTCACAGCAATTCTCTGAACAAACCCAAATCGTGGCTGATGTCGAACGGTCTGTGTACCGTCTCTCCGAATACGGAATGCGATCTTGTCAACGACAGATCCCAAACTTATGGCTGGCGGGGTCCTGGGTTGTGTCAAGATCGCCGGCCGATGGATCCGACATTTGGATCTATGAAGTGCTACGTTGGATAA